Below is a genomic region from Prunus persica cultivar Lovell chromosome G3, Prunus_persica_NCBIv2, whole genome shotgun sequence.
AAAATTAACCAAGTGAGAGCCACAAACCTGGAATGCTTCCAATTCTTTTAGTGCCTCgcaaaatttctttgttctcCAACATCTGCTAGACATTTTTAGTTTGAAGCCAGATACAAACAGGGGCAGATTACATCAGACCTTGTATCCACAAATACTAATCAACACATTCCCATCAGGAACAtcaatttttaaattgttaaCGCAAACTTtattaataaagaaaaggtACAAATAGGATAGCCGAACAAGATGTCCACCAAAACCAGGTTAGGCTAAAAACACATTACATTCAAATCAAAGCTTTCCTCCAATCAATAAGAATGACTAAAAGGAAACTCTCTAAAATGTTTACACAAAGATGCCCAAGAGAAGCTAAAAACTTAATTATATCCCGAAGTTAatccacctcctcctccttgcCCTCGTACAACCTCTTATTACTTTCCAACTGAGCAGGAACACCATTGGATCTTAgtaccccaaaaaataaaaatcatatgtATAGCAGTTTGCAAACCAATAGAAAATAGTCGTAACACAACCACTGACACCAGCATTGATATACTTTTGAATACCTAAGAACAGTACTTCAGCATCTCCTTACAAAATAGATGTAATTTGAACAGCATTTGTAACTTTAAATCACCTTAAGATACACATATTTATCTTTGGAAAGGCTTAGTATGGCATAAAAATTCGTCTGAATTCAAAATATGACATTACGAAAACACAAAGGAAATTTTGCATATAAATGTGATAAAGTGGGGAAAACAACACCAGGCAATGCATGCCAAGCTTCATGAGAGGCAAGATGTTTACTTGCCTTAGTTAATGCCTTCAAATCCGGTCGTTTTGCTTTTCCCACCTTTGTGTCTGGCGAGGAAGCCTCTTTCTGCAGAAATTTATTCATTAGGGAAACATATTAAGGACCGATTTGATTAATCTCAAGACCACAAGAATGTTAAGCACAGAGTATTAAACAGAAACTGACCTTAGAATTTTTTGAAGATTTCGAGGCTTTCTTTGAAGATTTTGAGGCTTTCTTTGAAGATGCGGAGGCTTTATTATCAGCTTCCACTTTTCTGCACCTCTTCTCCTCTTCCTATGAATAACATTAAACAAACATTAGACATTGGACATTTCACATTTGAACATGAAAATAGGGTGATAGCTGAGCTCAAGCCTCAAGAGGACAAACCTGTACGAAATATAGATAGTGTTTATTGAACAACCTCAGGGTCTCTTTGACCTTAACGTGGTCGCTCTTCTCGACCAAAGGATCAGAGGGTTTGCCGGTTCCACCTTCTAAAGCGCCATTAGAGCTAGCCTCCTGGGCCTCATTTTCTGCATGGGACCTTCTTCTACCATAAACATTGGCTCTTTTGCTAAGGCCACCTCCTTCTCTGTCTCCATCTTCGTGTTCATCAAGTAGTTGCACTCTGCGACGGACCAGGAGTTCCTTTTGGGGTCTCGGTTTCCCCTGAAGCCGAGAACTGGCCCTCCTCGGCGGAGGCGATGAAATCTCAGCGTCTGCGTCTGCTTGAGCATCTATGGAGCTCTGAACCAACGATTGGACAACCATTTTCCACCCTTGCAAATGTCTGgtggttttagggtttttcagAAACTGCAAgacacaaacaaataaaatatacaaaaaatgtTGGGAGGCCTGGCTTgggagcagagagagagaaaagagtgTGTGTGGATGTGTGTGGGTGGGTGGGTGGGTGTATTTGTGGGTTCTCTCTTGCGTCACTGTGGACTGTTGAGTGCTGGTATTGAAGGAGTACGGACGGGCCCTTATTCCCGCGCTCgcctcttcatctctctctccatttccTTTCCTCCCTCTTCCTCCCACACTCGCTTTCACTTTTTGAGGCTTGAGCGCTCCTCAGATTTGGTTTTGGCCTTTCCGAGGGTGGAAGGGTATGCTAGTAAAAACCAGATAGCCATTTCCGGTTTtagatatatttttatttcgtAATGTAAATTTTTGGACATATGCCTACTTGTAAATTGGTTTTtggcaaaataaaaatacgaaATCAGCCTCCCTcggaaaaaggaaaggaaatgaGATTACCAAATCAACCCTACAATAGTATTTTTGCTCACTTTAAGTGTACCAGCATCATCCTTGTTCTCAACATTTAACTTATGCCTATAAACATAACAATAGTTTCACAAATACAAagtaaataattaactatgGTTATATGCTTATGAACACATGTCAAATATTGAGAATGATAATGAAGATATTCATTTAATAAAaatggtgagcaaaaatatttcctgCAAATACACCTCCACTTTTTCTTCAACTATCTCAAATCATATTTAGGGCACACTTTCTATGTAAGAGAGTTAGGATTAAGGGGTATAGTAGAAACTCATATTTATCTCATATCAAAAACCCTGAAAATGTTAATACTtaacaaaaatattagaacACCACAATTAAATACAATGAGGAAAtagtatttaaaataataatttaataaaacaaattacaTTTAAGTAATCTAGGAAAAATATTTACTGCCCATTACACCCACATCCCTCTCCCCACTACACCCatattcttccttttttttatgtcTATATATtacactaattaaataatatttatataataatacaaattaaaatttttatttaaaaaaagtgtcaaaagtaatttatatatataaagcaaaagttgGAGAATggtaaacattcaaaataccagaagattcccttggttaatgcaaatattaagaattgaaattattaattaaatgaggataatatggtaaattcatactttttcatattaaaaaattaaaattaaaagacaacaaatcagataatggatcctatttttatgaaacacaactacctattatcttttttaattttaaaataattttaaattttttaaaaaaaagcctctcgcatgCGGAGAGGCTTGTTTTTCTAAAATGAAATGTACATGCAAAAGAtaagaagaagacaaaatcAATCATCACACACATGAGGCTAGTTAATATAAAGATTGAGGCATCAAACTGTGAAATATTAcctgaagaaataaaaaatcatagattaactaatacaacaatttaatAGAACAAGGGTAAAAGTTGGTGGCATACACTTAGAACATCTCCAAAAGctattgtaacatcccacattgaCCAACGGaaagggggtgatgtgccttatatgtacatgtctGCCCCCATCTAACACGAGGCTTTTTGGAaactcactggcttcggagtcatgagaactccgaagttaagcgagttagggctagagcaatcccaggatgggtgacccactgggaagttgttCGTgatctcccagaaacaaaatcgtgagggcagagagggggctCAAAGCatacaatatcgtgctacgacgGAGCCGATCATAGGATGTGACAATTTAGTATCAGAGCCACTaagccgtgtggtgcgagtgtgtcgacgaggacgtcgggttCTTGAGATGGGTGAATTGTCATATCCCAAGATCGGTttcgccgtagcacgatattgtccgctttgaaCCCCCCTCTCtaccctcacggttttgtttctgggagatcACGaacaacttcccagtgggtcacccatcctgggattgctctagcctcaactcgcttaacttcagagttATCATAACTCCAAAGttagtgagctcccaaaaggccttgtgttagatggaggcgggcatgtacatataagcggacaatatcgtgctacggcggagccgatcccgggatatGACAATTTgatatcagagccactctaccgtgtggtgcgagtgtgccgacgaggatgTCTGACCCTTGAGAAtggtggattgtaacatcccacattaACAAACAGAGAGGGGGTGatatgccttatatgtacatgccccccttcatctagcacgaggccttttgggagcccactggcttcggagtcatgagatatccgaagttaagcgagttggggctagagcaatcccaggatgggtaacctactgggaagttgctcgtaagctcccataaacaaaaccgtgatggcagagaggggggcccaaagggGACaacatctttctctctcttcaggaTTGGTAAGTCGACTTTGGCTCttcaaacatttaattttactttggaaAAACGAAACCTACtttgaaaatgttaaaaacgtgcaatttttcttttcatataataaatacatagacattttttccttttttttcttcttatttttcattctttttcatgGTATTACATTTATTGAATTGACGAGTTTGTTGAAGCAAATATTATTCAAGTCGCAAATAAGACTTTTCAAATTGTCATATAGGTCAACAAACgtcaaaaattttatttgttactactgttggagatgctcttaatAAATTAGGGTCAAAGTTAGTGACATACACTTATGCTACCATTACTCACTCATTCAATGAGCCACGCGGACATTTTGCTaactttttgaattttgaattaaaaaaataaagagaagactCTCATTGAATGGGAAAATCTACAATTATGTTCTCTCGTTTTTGGTTAACATTTActaaaaacatacaaaaactattttaggagctctatataaaatttgaacttcaaCCATACTTTCTAATATAGGAAGTCATaaatatacaaatattttttaatttaatataattagtcaatctctataaaaaaaaaataataaataaataaaataatattaattaaaattttaaaatatgcatAAAACAACACATGATTAAATTATAGGTAGTCACTGGGAGGAGTCCTTTTTTCCTCTTCAAATTTAGAGCATTCACAATGGACTTCCCAaacctttaattaatattgcctattttttatatgaatttttttattattatcgaGATTGACCATTTacattgaattaaaaaaatttatagcatttatgactccaTAAACTAGAAAGTAtgattgaagttgaaattttatagagagctcataaaatagtttttgtgtgttttaaactaaattttaactaaaaaaatagagagcatgattgtagatgctcttagGAGCTCTTAGAGATCTccttattttaggaggtggatatGGAGCATGGttgaagttgtatttttctaatttctctctaaaatttgtTTAATGAGATGATTTAAGGAGCCTATTAGGGATGTTCTGAGATAGGCAaaactattttcttttcaactaTTTCATATAAACGATTGTTTAAACTATTCTAAATAAATCTAATCTACGAAAAACTAGAATTcgaatttatataaaatagaaCGAACTTACTACCTTAGATCGACTAACCCAATCTAGATTTACCTGTTTGTTGGGCGTCATGTTTCCACAAACGAGGATTTACCTGTTTGCTTTGATTGTATTATATTGTCTGAGATGGGTACAAGACAACAACGCAATGCTGTCGTTTTTTAAAGCCATTTATCTAATTGGTTGGGTGGCCATCAGTCTCACATTCAcatgtaattgaaattttgaatttcgaCTTGTTGGAGTTGGACCTCAAGGCCCATGGTCTCCTCGGGCCTCAGATAGTAAACAGTAAACTCAATCAATTCTAGTATTTTATCTCCAtctatgtgtgtgtgtgtgtggagcGACCAATGGCAGCTAAAGTGTTATCGTCCCCTCCGCACCCACAGCTAAACCCAAATCCTCACAGTTATCCATCATCTCGTCCTCTGAAAATACTCCAAGCCAAAGCCACGAGAGATGTAACccagaagcagaagcagccATGGTGGCTGCTGAGTCAAGTTTCCTCAAGAACAAGAGCCAACAAGAAGAGACAGCTGCAGGTTGTTGGTGCCTTGAGCTCCTCCCTCCACGACTGCGAGTCTCTTGTTACTTCCTCTCTACTAGTCTTGCTGCAGGAACcaccatcatcttcatcatcatcattgttTGTGGTTGCTGCAGACAGCGTGGGTTATTCCTTGGCCAGTTACTACACTTCCTTGGGTCTCTTCGTCCTCTCTGTTCCAGGCCTTTGGTCCCTCATCAAACGTTCTGTTAAATCCAAGGTACGCCATTTCAGCTGCAATTTCACTTTTTACAtcaattattatattatattatattatatatgtgccTGGACCATCAATTTTTCCActtaaaccaaaccaaaccatcaTGGACTTGGGCTGATGCTGAGCCTGAAATATGTGTTTCAGGTTGTGCAGAAGACATTTATAGGTGAAGAGAAGAAGGCACCGAGTCAGGTCGCAGGTGAAATTTTGTCATTCTTCACTCGAAACAATTTTGTGGTCACTGATAGAGGAGAGACCATCACGTAAGCCACCCACCttatcctcctcctcctcctcaattatttctctctcaactctcatACATACTAATACTATTACTAAGATCACTATCTATGGCTATCTTATCTTATCTATGCAATATTGAATAATGATAtcagtaattaattatatatagtcTCCTCCTCCTGTCCTGATGGGTTGATACAGAACAACAGAACATACTCATTGCATTTTAGTTCCAATCCTGAGTCGAATGAAGATGATTCTGAACGCCAGCCGTGTTTGGAACTGGAGGagcctgcctgcctgcctgcctgcctgcaACTAAGATAGATAGATGTTtaaatttgttgttgtttgctTGCTAATTAAGGAGGAGTTGTGTACTAACATGACATCTATTGATATGCTCAATTTTTCTGTTGATCTTGAATGAAGGTTTGAAGGCATGATGGTTCCAAGTCGAGGCCAAGCTGCATTGCTTACTTTCTGCACCTGCATCAGCCTGGCAAGCGTAGCTCTTGTCCTTACAATAACTGTTCCAGATGTCGGCAATAATTGGTTTTGGATCACCACCTTAAGTCCCTTGGCGTAAGTGCAGCAGTAGCAGTCACCCACCCACACTCTTCCTCCTCTcgctttttttcttcatacaatgcttttggttttggttttggctaAGGAATTCTCTGTCAAATCTCTCGCATCTAATGTTCCCTTTTAAAAATGGAACACAGGGGAGCATATTACTGGAAACGGGCATCCAGAAAGGAGCAGATCAAGGTCAAAATGATGGTCATAGATGACGACGGTGCACAGTCAGAGATCATCGTTCAAGGGGATGACCAGCAAGTAGAGCAAATGAGAAAGGAGCTTCAACTCAGTGAGAAAGGCATGGTGTATGTTAAGGGCATATTCGAGAGATAATAACCGTGTGGCTCAGGCTCGGGCTCAGAGAGGTAGACTACTACTTGAAAGGAAATGAGGATCTTCTTCTATTGGCTTGGATCCTAATTTAAAGATTTTGAGATGTATACACAACCATAAAATTTGACCAATTATATAGCTGTGAGCTGCTACTACTAGATTTATTCAGTTGGATTACAAATTATGTCATCCGCTTAGTAAGGGAAAAATTGAAACCCCTCTCTATCCAATCCCCTTTCAGGCTTTTAGGAGTCGCCCAAATTATGGTACAAACATCTCTATCAATATCCTCAGATCAGATGCCCAACCCCCTAATGCTATAATGAACAAGACAGAGAGCGCCATAATGCAATTTGGTAACAATAATAAGCCTCAACAGATAACTAAATAAAGTTTCCTCGATTCATAAataaccaaataaataaataaaaacatccTCAGCTCAGCAAAGTTTCAAACTTTCGATACAGTTCATGCTCAGCAAAGGCCAAGGCAACTTATTGAGAATCCATAGCAACACCACCCAGCAAGAGTTAAATATCCCAGTTACATAATATTTCCAGACATCCCAAAGGGGGAAGagggcaaaaacaaaaatgtctGTAACAAATCTTCGACATTATCTGATTAAATtacgagaaaaaaaaaaccttatcCCAGAAACAACCGGTTTGCTAGAGAACAACCCCAAGGTTTTTTAACCAATCAATAACTTGTTCTCATCCAAGAAGGTATATGTGGGTACCTCCAAGTTGTATGGTGCTGGTCCCTTGCGGATCCTTCCAGAAACATCATAGTGGGAACCATGGCATGGGCAAAACCATCCACCAAAGTCACCAGCATTTGGCAAGGGAATGCAGCCCAGATGTGTGCAGACCCCAACAACAATAAGCCATTCTGGGTTTTTGACCCTCTCAGCATCTTGCTGGGGATCACGAAGAGAATTAACATCTACACTATTCGCCAGCTTGATATCATCGTCAGTTCGGCGCCTGATGAAGACTGGCTTTCCACGCCACTTCACAGTCACAGTTGCACCTGGTTCTATGCTGGAGAGATCAACCTCGAGCGAGGCCATGGCAAGAACATCCTTACTGGCTGACATGCTTAGCACAAACTTGAGGACAAGCAGACGAATCAGAGAAGCATAGACAAACCTACCGCCTGTGAGGACAAAGTAGGCAAATGCCCGCTTGCTGGGGTCACCTGGAGGGTAACGCTCATGGTTGTAATCATCATAAACTATCTTTGAAGTAGGATTCTTAACAGCTGCCACAGTTGGAGGAACATCTGGAACTAAATTGTTGTCCTTCGATGGGGTCAGTGAATCAGAAGCAAAACCTGAAGCAACCAATTCATTCAGAACAAAAgcaatatgacatagaaaGCCATGCATTATATGTATGGTTTAATATAGACTTAAATCATTACTTAAAGAAGTAAATTTTAGAACAGctattaaaaatttcaaatagcCACTAACATTCAGACTGGAACTTGACGCTTCATGACCTTTTTTCTTGGTCTtcctgttcttttcttttttattctcttttccAATACGTAACTTGCAACTTCAAGATCAAAAGACCAATATACATTATTATTTGTGAAGGCATGCACCTCTTACAGAAAGAAAGCTAGAAGATACTCTACATAATTTCAAAGTTCACTCTCTTATTAAACACAAGTTTGACAAACAACCAACATCAAAATAAGGCAATCTAAACTCTAATGAATCAATCCATTATAGGTAGCAAATTATATTCAGAATCCATGGGAGCTAAACATAAACTAACATATTTATTGTTCAGCTCAGAAAGAATGCACATATGATACAAACACAAACCCAAGCACAATATCAAGCACAAAACACAATTGCACATTCTCGGAAGCCAGACTATCGAAACGCCCAAAAGGAAGTGATAAAATTTTGATGAATTCCTAGATAGATATTATGGGGGAAACCCTAAATAAGCATTTGCCAAGAAATAGGGAAGAGGAATGAGGGAAACCCTAACCTCTGGAAGGAAGATAGAAGTCAGTAGTGAAATAGATGGATCTGAGGTCATCGGAGGAGTCACGGCCGTCGATGAGATTCCGAGACAGGACAGAGGAGGAGGCGGTGGCGGCCTGATTGGGCCTCCATGGCGACGCAGACAAAGAACAGAGCCTCCTCGCCGCAACCCtcaacatcttcttcttcttcttattattaatattattattattaatattctGATTCTGGGTTAAGGTTTAATAGCCTTGCGCTGCGAAATGGTCGTGTTTGGGTTAGCCCAACAAATGCAGCGAGTACTgtggagagagatagagagagagagagagggatggGGATAAAATAGGCAAACCAAAATTTCCCAGGCGATGGGATTTTGGGAACATGGGGGAAATGAAAATTGACCGTGTGGTCGATTTATTTGGCGGGTGGCCCTGATTTTGGCACGTCATCATCACATTTACTccgtttttttgttttgtttttgggctcAAGTATATTTCTGATTTAATAATTACTTTGAAGACTTGGATTGGGCCGAGTCATCTTCAAAGAAAAGCGTGAGAGATAGAGGTTTGGGCTCAATTCAAATCCCTGATTGTCACTCCGTCGTCGAGGACTTTTGAGCTTTGGCACAGACTCGCAAACAAAAAGCAAAGCATCACAGAAAAAAGGGtaacagagagagagtatgGAATTGGAAATGGAAGGAAATAGTGGGaacgaagaagaaagtgacatCATCGGTGGAGGTGGTGGGAAAGTAAATTTATCGGCATCGGAGATAGAGTATGTGAGCTACGAAGGAGAAGATCATCTGCCGCTGATAATGGGGCTGGTGGACCAAGAACTGAGCGAACCTTACTCCATCTTCACGTACAGGTACTTCGTGTATCTGTGGCCGCAGCTGTGTTTTCTGGCATTCCACAGAGGCAAATGCGTGGGGACGGTGGTGTGCAAGATGGGAGAGCATCGCAACACATACAGAGGCTACATCGCCATGCTTGTTGTCATCAAGCCCTACAGAGGAAAAGGCATTGCTACCCAACTAGTTACCAGATCTATTCAAGTCATGATGGAATCAGGCTGTGAAGAGGTACGTTGTGGTCTGCctgttcttttcatttttgtgtgtgtgtgtgtgtgtgtgtaattaatttcataatctgTTCTTGAGAAATTGGGGCTTAGGGTTTTCCGCTAGAATTTAACGAATGAATGTGATTCAGGTAACACTAGAAGCAGAAGTGACAAATAAAGGAGCACTGGCGTTGTATGGGCGCCTTGGATTTATCAGGGCAAAAAGGCTTTTCCGGTACTACTTGAACGGGGTTGATGCTTTCCGTCTCAAGCTGCTGTTTCCCCCCCGCCCAGACTTACTCTCCCAGTCCCAGTCCCAGTCCCAGTCCTCCCCACCTTTACATTGCAATTTACATGAATGACCCTGGATTCAGTTTTGACACATCAGGATAagctcctttctttctttcttgtattCTATTAACTTGTTTTGGAATTCTCtctttcatttgaattttcagATGAGATGTATCTTCATTACTAGAAGTACCATTTCACTTCTTTAATCCTTTTCCAAATTGTCTTTGCTAAGTGATAAGCTAGATTAACCAATTGCTTGCTACTTGATCAAGCAATTCAAAGCTTGAGGACCAAGTTTAGGTTTACAAGGGCAAGGAAAGGAAggttatattattattagcaAGATGTAACTTAGGTTGCTCATCTCATCTCGTGCAATGCCATTCAACAACAAACACCCT
It encodes:
- the LOC18783638 gene encoding protein COFACTOR ASSEMBLY OF COMPLEX C SUBUNIT B CCB1, chloroplastic, which produces MAAKVLSSPPHPQLNPNPHSYPSSRPLKILQAKATRDVTQKQKQPWWLLSQVSSRTRANKKRQLQVVGALSSSLHDCESLVTSSLLVLLQEPPSSSSSSLFVVAADSVGYSLASYYTSLGLFVLSVPGLWSLIKRSVKSKVVQKTFIGEEKKAPSQVAGEILSFFTRNNFVVTDRGETITFEGMMVPSRGQAALLTFCTCISLASVALVLTITVPDVGNNWFWITTLSPLAGAYYWKRASRKEQIKVKMMVIDDDGAQSEIIVQGDDQQVEQMRKELQLSEKGMVYVKGIFER
- the LOC18782473 gene encoding cytochrome b-c1 complex subunit Rieske-4, mitochondrial, giving the protein MLRVAARRLCSLSASPWRPNQAATASSSVLSRNLIDGRDSSDDLRSIYFTTDFYLPSRGFASDSLTPSKDNNLVPDVPPTVAAVKNPTSKIVYDDYNHERYPPGDPSKRAFAYFVLTGGRFVYASLIRLLVLKFVLSMSASKDVLAMASLEVDLSSIEPGATVTVKWRGKPVFIRRRTDDDIKLANSVDVNSLRDPQQDAERVKNPEWLIVVGVCTHLGCIPLPNAGDFGGWFCPCHGSHYDVSGRIRKGPAPYNLEVPTYTFLDENKLLIG
- the LOC18782461 gene encoding N-alpha-acetyltransferase MAK3, which translates into the protein MELEMEGNSGNEEESDIIGGGGGKVNLSASEIEYVSYEGEDHLPLIMGLVDQELSEPYSIFTYRYFVYLWPQLCFLAFHRGKCVGTVVCKMGEHRNTYRGYIAMLVVIKPYRGKGIATQLVTRSIQVMMESGCEEVTLEAEVTNKGALALYGRLGFIRAKRLFRYYLNGVDAFRLKLLFPPRPDLLSQSQSQSQSSPPLHCNLHE